gttaaatgttaaaaacgCCAAGTCATCGTGAACGTGTGATCAAAACGGAATCAAGGGAAAAAGTTTATAGCATGCATAATAGTCTTATTGCAGCAAAATTGGtataccaaaatttaaaactatTTGCATATAGAATGTTTGCAATTTAGAGGTAGAATACGGCAGCTGGTTAAAAAGTAGAACGGATCCAGCGCACCggaatacaaaaagaaaagtagctCAACAGCATCTCTACAATAATATAATGTATATGTATTATTATAGTatttaccaacaacaacaaaaaagaaagaaaaacccactAAAAAGATGTTAGTAACTGCTAACGACACAACCATGAGTATATAgtactatatttttttaatatggcAACGATGAGAAAGGGGAAGCCCTAACCGCAAAACAGCTGGAAAGAAAGTGCCGGTACAATCAAGTCATATGTAACTGTTAAGCGTGAAGAACGTCGACATAATAATCCACGTTCTACTTCATCTCGTAAGTTGAACACTAATCAAGGCTACGTCTGACGTACGCACTTTTCCCTATCACCAAAGCGTCAGATGGTCCCGTAAAGCTCATCTGCATGtataattttctttaatcGCCACTTAAGGGCCGTTATTGGACTGCCGACAAGCGTTCAAAAAGCACGAGTGATTATTTAAATAAGTGGTGATGAAAATTGGTGGATCTCGGGCAGTCACCAACTCTTTAAATATCTTGACGGCAACCAAAAGACGATCGTTGTCTACTTGGTTGAAAGAGGCGGAAAGTTGTTGAGCAAACGAGTCGACTAGATCGAAGACGAGCTGACGAGAAACACGGGTCCCCTCCACATCTTCTAGGAGAACCTGGATAAAACAATCCTTGTTCCATAAAAACAATTTCCATTCGTCATGTATGCCctatttattttagatttatttaCCCGGTGGAAAATCCACTGCCAAACTTGCGAGCGAGATATCTCAGCTGTGGCCGAGTCTTCCACAGCTCCACGGAATGTGAATGTTCCCGATTCTGCATTAGAAAACCAGTTTTACTTGCATATTTAGTTACCAGTTGCTTAACAGGTAAAGTAGAACATAAAAGAAACATACGTCTCAACCAGGCTTCAATGAAAAGGGTTGCCACAGAGATATTATGTTCAAGGGCAGACAGGCTAACTTGGCCCACCGGGACTTTGAGCAAATCGGCGGCACTTTTTTTAAACGGTGCAAGTTTGACTTTCAACTGGTTATCGGCGGGACAATTGTCATTCCATAGCTGAGATTAAAATCAGGcgaaaatttaactttaaaaatgttgattcTTCGAACAAATATATGGTCGAGAGCTCAACCGTACCTTATTGATATGCGTGACAAGTCCGAGGTCGTGAACCATAAAACCGTCTAATCCCAGACGTATTTCTTTGAGTTTACTTTCACAAACACGCCTGATGATACTTTCTTGATTGCTATAAATTGGGCCAAATTTGAGTTCAATGtcaaacagaataaaaaaagatgtagTTTATCTTGATGAAAAAACTCACTTGGAATCATCGCCATCCAAAACTAGAGCTGCCATTCCACCTGTGGCCAAGGCCCCGCGTTTATGGCACACcttgattaataatttgatgtaagaaatcaaaaaaagttgATCGATGTTGACGTAGCGGACTCGATCAGATATGACAAACTCGGGGCGTCGACCTGTCAAACAAACATTTTAACTTGCAAAATTTCCCAATTGATCAAACAGAAATCAATAccaaacaaagaaataatGGAGGCTGAATAATCCCAAATGCCGCAGTTTAATCCGATGCAATGATGGCGTAATTCGTAGAGTATAGACTCCATTTCGAATGTcgctaaaatattttctatCAAGACGCAACTCTTGATGGTACCTGTGTGCAGAACAATAAACATCGGATTGGGCAATGAATAGTTGTCGCAAGTCTATCATACCAAATTTCAGTCCTAATCGGTTTTCCGCCCACGTGAAGATCTGGTCCCATAGACGGGCTTCGCTGGCACTTTCGACTTTGGACAAGTAGAAAAAGGGACCGGAATCCAGATCGGCCATTATTCGTCCGTTATGGTATATGAGCACTCCAAAGTCCAGCAAAGGGCCGGGAATTTCACGACCGTTGATCTtatgggaagaaaaaagatgagttGGCCTATTGTACTTTCTttacaaaactttttcttattcttattatttaccATGACGTTGTGCTCCATCATGTTCCAAGCTCGAGGCCTCAGCATCATCACAGGTACCTTGTCCAGAGCTGGTGTTCCGGGCAGTTGATTTCTAACAGCCAGGAAGACGTTGTAAAGGCCTTGAAGCTGATTTCGCCATGATGGGCAATGGCCATCAT
This sequence is a window from Daphnia pulicaria isolate SC F1-1A chromosome 7, SC_F0-13Bv2, whole genome shotgun sequence. Protein-coding genes within it:
- the LOC124349583 gene encoding malate synthase, glyoxysomal-like, which produces MLGTKAAATSADRLKVILSHLPKKPGNIPFDFLGSKKSFEISPAPKGLESAITLLFTEDCLEFLVKLVETFDQKADEVLRQRVLRRCAVESGKLPEFVSKRPNKSKGWKIDSIPRRLVNRKLDLGDISPSRTDLLVNALNANVQGIQVDFDDGHCPSWRNQLQGLYNVFLAVRNQLPGTPALDKVPVMMLRPRAWNMMEHNVMINGREIPGPLLDFGVLIYHNGRIMADLDSGPFFYLSKVESASEARLWDQIFTWAENRLGLKFGTIKSCVLIENILATFEMESILYELRHHCIGLNCGIWDYSASIISLFGRRPEFVISDRVRYVNIDQLFLISYIKLLIKVCHKRGALATGGMAALVLDGDDSNNQESIIRRVCESKLKEIRLGLDGFMVHDLGLVTHINKLWNDNCPADNQLKVKLAPFKKSAADLLKVPVGQVSLSALEHNISVATLFIEAWLRQSGTFTFRGAVEDSATAEISRSQVWQWIFHRVLLEDVEGTRVSRQLVFDLVDSFAQQLSASFNQVDNDRLLVAVKIFKELVTARDPPIFITTYLNNHSCFLNACRQSNNGP